The Ziziphus jujuba cultivar Dongzao chromosome 5, ASM3175591v1 genome segment tatatgtatatacacatcaGGTATACTATTTCACTTTTCAGTTGcccttttgttttcatttttgtaattttatttggattattaaaaaaaaaacatttgtatTGAAATTTTGCTAGGAATCATTTAATCTTAGTTGAGTTGAGtaagtatttttaatatttatcacgTCATTTAATGctcaatataaaatgaaattatgcTCCTAATATAGCAAatctgcatgtatatatatatatttagatacatATGCCTTTGCcattaatttaatcatttatttgtatttaccATTAGAACATTGattatgtttttgtttaatttagtttcatTAATTCTTGCATGtctaacataataataaataaatctttacAAGTGTACATGTTAGCCAACTTAATTGCAATAACTTTGATAATTCTATAGTGGGTCCCTCGTGCTAAAAGAATCTTATAtctgaaaataaaattgattaagttTACACATTTTTCTTTACACATTTTTCTTTGgtcatttaaataattatacatAATGTGGAAATTAATTAAGGTTGACGGGAACATAGTGGCACCCAATGAACGTTCAAGTTGGGCAGGGTGGAAATATACATGCTGGCTTTGTTTCTTAAACGTTAAAGGTCTGCTCATCAATGGAACTGGAACTTTCAATGGCCACGGTCCTATTTGGTGGTTTCCAAAACGTTCAAGGACACCAAATGTAAGTGTCAGTTTCATTATTTAATGAGATAGTAAAAGtgtgtttgtgtatatattatatatgtgtatattttaCTATAGTTTAGGCCTTCAGTTACATATAATTTACTGATTATATTTGATGTATTATATGTAATTAGATCATGAAATATGTGACAGCAGAATATATAAACAGCTAGTGCTCACCTCAGGTCAACCTACCTCAGTACTACAATATTTGTCAGTTTAGTATTTAAATCGTTTTAAGATTTTAaggaataaattttaaaaaattattaatgactTACTGCATCCATGTAAAATTCATTTTGTGCAAATAAAGTTATGACATTTCACTAAATTCATGTTAGACcattaatacaattttaaaattttagtatttaaagcaatttaaaaactaacaaaaaaattccaatgCAAAACCATAGCTGACTGAAAATGGAGctagaatttgatttttttttttttttttgtgtgtgtgtgtgtgtgtgtgttttttttttcctaagaacgaagttaatatttttaaattaaaagatattcaTTACACCTgttcatcaaaaaaaatatattcatcataTTGAATATCCATCTAATAATATTACtctgattaaataaataaatatatatatatatatattatataaatttgagtATTAATAGATGAATGAGTGAATTAATGTTGGAGGCAATGCAGGGTCTCCAGTTCTATAAGTGTGACAAATTGGAGCTAAATGGATTTAGTTCCCGAAACAGCCCAAAAAACCATATAAAGATACATAATTGTAAAGGAGTGGGAATGTATAATCTTCATATAACGGCACCTTCTTACAGTCCTAACACTGATGGAATTGTCATTTCTTTGTCAACCCAAGTCAATATATATCATACCACCATTGGAACTGGTATGACCATTTAcgtattcttttaattatttatcattaatttcaaTCTATAATGTTTGTTCATGGCAAAAATACATATCACCATCCTAAACTTGTTAAAATTTCAACTTGCTTGAACATTTTTTTGTTGCAATAATGCCTTTCCAAAACTTTGACATAATGTTAATTTGCtccctatttaatttttttttcttttgctagaATTCAGGAAATTTGATTAGATAATATTGAAACTGCTttcttatattaataaaatatgtataaacaaaatatgtttgatcaaatttgataatatataaatatacacacacacacatatatataacataattttCACATGGGGTAAATCCCGAATGAAATTCATCCGGAAGAGTGGTAAAGATGACATTTTTTAAAAACCCATCATCATTCGTAGATGTAACGGAtggtgattttttgaaaaatcatatttattacTATTCTGGATGAAGGTCATCTAGAATTTCCCATAGGAGAGACtttctttacatatatatgtaaatcatGAAAGATCATGCCAAAAGtatgttgtttttggtttttttctttcagcaattttgttaaaaaaaaatgtttaaaacatgtttaattaatataaacatgcaatttcaatatcaatttgacaaaattttaataaaaatgttttaaaaggggcaGAGTGTATTAGGGGGTACACTGCTAGAAAAAAAGAGAATGTTCATGGAGCAAATTGAAACTTGAATGATGTATTATGTAATATTGTCCCTTTCTTTATCCATCTTTCTTGATATATCAAtcattatttatctatatatgtatataggcgATGATTGTATTGCTATTAAGAATGGCTCATCCTATATAAACATCACCCGTGTAATTTGTGGATCAGGCCATGGAATTAGGTATGTCAAAATCCCTTCTTTTTTAAAGTGCTATTTTTCAATTACAAACTAATGGTTtcgaccaaaaaaaattaattgttttttttctttcattaatgATTTTAAcaacattttacttttttttttttatctaaattagAAAGATTCAGATTCAAAATCATTGGGCAAAACCATGAATGTATCTTAGGGGATAAAACTATTCAACtttcataattaatttagtaaaatgtTTTATCTCATTGATGATATTAATAATGTTTgtcaatataataaaaattttaaataagataCTAGCTTAACAATAACTTTTACATGGaagtatattataataattatattgaaaataataatcatttattttatttatttatctattatgtTTACTAAATATTGTTTTTCTAACATGATTTATTCCTTaaagtataattataaatagacgGTCATCTTTTGAAAAACCatcaaacatattatatatggtTGAACCATGAGAttttacacacacatacatatacatatctatCTACAGAGGATGATATATACACATCTACATAGGATGGGATTTTACACACATTACACATGTACACACAATGTGGCtcatataaaattgatatatggtTTTATCATCATCGTAACtttgttttattagtttttgaatcatctaaataaaaaaattcaaaaatgcatTACTAACttcctatattatattaataaaaaaaatgattatgatACTAAAATTATCAAGTCAACttatataaaatgattaatatatatatatatatataagaattagtTTTATGTTCTTAcagttatatatatgttttaacaattaattttaCGATCAGTGTGGGAAGTTTAGGAATTGATGGTGCCAATGATAGAGTTGAAGAAGTGCATGTTCGTAGTTGCAGCTTCATAGGAACTAAAAATGGTGCCAGAATCAAGACTTGGaaagtaattattattgttgttattgttttttttttttaaagaaattacttCATAATCTTTACTTTCCAAAACCATAGATATGTAAaatgtttgatttgtttttaaaGGGAGCTGGATTGGGGTATGCGAAGACTATCTCCTTTGAGCATATCACACTTACACAATCCCGAAACCCAATTATTATTGATCAGAATTATTGTAACCCCAGAAAGCAATGCAATTCAAGGGTaaacttaattattaaattttatatacatatatatatatatatattttttttttttctatattattaatttattagagatttttattttttattattattttttttttgttgatatgatatatatttaggAATCTAAGTTGAAGGTGAGCGATGTGACATTCAGAAGCTTTAGAGGAACTTCAACCAATGAGCAAGCAATTACATTGAATTGTTCAAATTTGGGTTGCACAAACATTTTGATGGACAATATTCAAATATTCCCAGCTCATCCTGGAAAGAGACTTCGTTCATTTTGTAGGAATGCCCATGGAAAATCACATTTTACTACACCTAATGTGCCTTGCCTATCCAACAACTCAATCTCTGGCTAGCTAGCATCTTTCTTGGTCATATGACTcttagattattttaaaattttttttttatcagtgcCTTCCATGTGTCTCGTGCTTATAGATAagtaacatatacatatacataaatgtGAGGTTTCAATCAGGACTTCCTTAACTTTTTAAAGTTAAGGATGGTTGGGTCCAATCATTCAAAACTCTTGGggataaataacaataacatcAAATGCAAAAGTTTTTAAATGATTGGGTCCATCTATTAttaacttaaaaattttaaagttaatattatataaatctatattGTTGAGACTAGTAGCTAACTAATCTAACAAATCTAAATTTTCAGATTAATAAAAGCATCAAACTAGCAGTTTATCAAAAACACTAAGTATTCTTATAAAACAATATTAGATAGTATATATGAGGAAGAGAAATCAAACCAAAGAACAAAATATCTAACATAGTTCGATTATCAACGTGATAACATACATTCACGAGCTAGCAAAGGAgatatctaattttattaatagaGAGAATATCACAATCACCACAATGAAAATCTCTGTTCTTCAAGGTAAAAACAACCCCTTTGTTTTTACGGACAAAACTAGTGAATATTAACAGCCCATGTTTTCACACAGTTTAGTGTATTACATTTAAAAGCCTTTTATCTTAATGACTAGCATATTTAGACTATTCCACACACTTCACACACTCACACATTTTCAATCCTAAAAAATAATGTCCGAGTAAGCTATTTATAAGCAAATAAAATGGTGCTTACTCGTCCAATAATGATGTAACACTACACAATTCTCACATATACATTACTATGAGAAAAATAAGCTCAATACATATGGCGCaatcataattatttattttcaaaaccattAAATTTCATGGTGATAACTAAAAACTATTAGTTATaactattgatattttagttgGTTGACTATCAGCCAAATAGAATAGGAACTTGGTCTCGTCTACTTGATCAAAAATTAGCTACTAGAATCATAATGATAATTctgaaatttcaaatatcaatatcacaaatataatatagtaaaatttaaagtgtttgaaatttgaatgataAATGATAAACGAGTATAATATCTACCTTTGAATTAACTATCAATTGTTTgaataaagaaatagttattgatatttaataaaattccatGACTTTTTCATGGTTAGAACCAAGATAGTTTAAAAGGCACCACCATCTTCAAAGGCCTATACGCTCCTATAAATATACCTTTGTTCTCTCAAAATAGTATGATCtaaaattatttctattattttcacATTAAACACTATTGTTGCCTATAGATTAAAATTGCATTAGGAATGGGTTTCTCTTGGTTTCCAACCATAGTTTAACAAGGATTTGAAGTTAGAGTCTCATTTTTGTGTGCAGTGCTCTTATGTTAAGGCTTTATTGGACAACATTGGTGTTGTGTGCAAGTTTACTTTGGATTTACTTGACTTAATGattaatatgttttaaaaagcCATTATGGTTTCATTAAGTTCTCCAATTCATAATCTTGGGATTTTAGATATTATCACTggttttcaactacttgttatTCTTGCAATCAAAAATTATATGAGGGAGTTTTTATTCCCTTGGCTAGGTCTTGGCTTTTGAGTGCACATTTTTTGAGAATCAAACTCTCTGCAACACGATTTCATGCATAATTCAGTTAATGACTTTGTGTTTCTTCATCAAATTAGAGTGCTAATGTTACCTTCTAAGTCCCATAATCATTTGGTGTTTTGATTTCCTCCATCTCCTAGTTGGATTAAAATGAATATAGATGGGGTTGTCTAGGTTTAGATTGTGCGTGTGgtgtttttcaaaattcttataGATCTATTAGGGGatgtttttttattcatttttaaaaatatgtttgtgTCAGAGGATTAGTTCATGTCCTTGAGTATGTCAAGTTCTTTTCATGGAATTGGTTGTGGACGGAATGTGTTTTCACATTTGTGATTCATCTTTTTTTTGTTCGTTATTTTAATGTGCCTAGGCATTTGGGAGCTCATCAATCATGGTATCTACACTATACTTCTcttattcaatttcatatttctcATATTTATAGGGAAGGTAATAAAGTTGTAGATGCAGTACTTCTGCTACTATGGATTGGTGATTTACCTTACCATAAGTTTGTACTTATCTTGTAAGGGGTACAAATTATCATCTCTGTAACTTtcccttttaagtttttttccaCGGGAATTTTTCCTCTAAAGCCAAATTAGAGAAATATTAAAGTTTAAAGGAAAACTAATTTCTGAAATTTAGTTTCCTAGTAATCAGTTTTATGGGAATCAATTTTGCTATTGTTATGTTCGGTATGTAATATGAAAGTTAgaaattgtaaataattaagtttAGCTTATATGATAAACTAAtggtaattttgtattttaaaaaaatcctaaaattatttttctatggaTTCTTAAAGCAACACATTTATAAGTAAGAACAATTTTCCACATACTTTtccacataaataaaaatttgattttacaagCCCACATTTTTGTAccttaaaataaatatctaCATGTATGAAAGTTACCAAACGGCGCATAAAAGGGTTTTAATGTGGCTAGGGTAGGGGAGGGTTTGCCTTTTGGCTTGTTTAGAATTCTtgcttattatttttccttttataataaCTGTTTTTTTGTTTACCTTTTCTATGTTgttatttcttattaaaaaaaaaatgttgttgtAGCAATAATTTTGGTAACTCCTTTAATGTTGACTTCATAATCTCtattatgcattttttattatgtaGCGAGTTAATGCTTATGAGGTTTATTATTTGGACTTTTGGAGAAAAAAACGTCAAATGGAAGCCACTTCTTGCATTAATTAATGATGAACATCTGAAGGAGCCTTTCTTTATGTTCATTTCTCTCATTTTTGTTTGTTATGCCATAAGTAGTATTTCATTTAACATTTAATTAACATGACAAAATTTTGATGCACAGCTTCACAACTATGGCAATTAactaccaatatatatatatatatatatatatgtatatttatttcattttgactAGACTAACTAAACTAAagaaattactatatataaaacTACAATTATAATAAGTAAATTACCATTTAACTACTTATGTTCTCcttaatttaatcaaaagaaGACACCATAGACAACAGTTTTGGCAATAGCAATAGAATGATGTTGTTATATATGTTTGACTTTTCCCATAGTCTTATTTAGTGAGGCTTAAATTAATACAACCTAAAGGTTTTAATActagatttttctttattagccattgaattatattaaaaggtagagtttaaattcaaaatgttCAAATATAAGTTCTATTTAGAAAAATGACCTTATCAACAATtagtgattaataaatataattttaaatttaagcttTCGATGCAATTCAAaggctaaaacaaaaaattcttgATATTGGTCCTAATAGTAAAGATCTAATTTGAGCCGGACCGAagtcttatttatttaataaatattatcacatctcttaaatccattttttaatgctttttttaaaaaataaaaataagaatttattggtatacatttaatattacttatgttatatttgaaaaaaaaatataaagaaataaaatattgaaaaaataagacaAATGAAATATCTTTATTTACAATTAGATAAAGCTGATAGAATACAatattgcttaaaaaaaatatattatctcAATATAGTAAaacaaaaccaataaataaaatataataaaataaaaaaatgaaaattactaaaaattaaCAACTTGTAATCCACAAGAAAAATTCACAGAAGAACAAATTAATCT includes the following:
- the LOC107421196 gene encoding probable polygalacturonase At3g15720, translated to MPMLTLSFGTMVTVSFGYEKNRLNVFDFGAIGNGLSDDSHGLQFYKCDKLELNGFSSRNSPKNHIKIHNCKGVGMYNLHITAPSYSPNTDGIVISLSTQVNIYHTTIGTGDDCIAIKNGSSYINITRVICGSGHGISVGSLGIDGANDRVEEVHVRSCSFIGTKNGARIKTWKGAGLGYAKTISFEHITLTQSRNPIIIDQNYCNPRKQCNSRESKLKVSDVTFRSFRGTSTNEQAITLNCSNLGCTNILMDNIQIFPAHPGKRLRSFCRNAHGKSHFTTPNVPCLSNNSISG